The Niastella koreensis GR20-10 genome includes a window with the following:
- the acsA gene encoding acetate--CoA ligase, whose protein sequence is MESLEIMQRASAYNLQQYESFSRKFSWAEECNQLTGLPGNKGLNIAYEAVERHASGEKAQTIALRWIRKDMSVENYTYAGLQKLSSRFANVLLRLGIMKGERIFSLLGRVPDLYLSALGSLKMTAVFCPLFSVFGPEPVFQRLHLGDAKVLVTTRSLFEKKVKGLLNRLPVLKFVLLTDIDSHVDGKVLSLPVLMKEASDEFTIPATDPEDAALLHFTSGTTGLPKGALHVHNAVLMHYVSGKYVLDLRKGDVFWCTADPGWVTGTSYGIIAPLVNGVTTIVDEEEFDAARWYTILQDQRVNIWYTAPTAIRRLMRMNIKPASVYDLSQLRLIGSVGEPLHAEAVLWGVKTFGIPILDNWWQTETGGIMIANFPSMKIKPGSMGKPLPGIEAAIADVTGSSFQLVTEPGKQGHLVLKKGWPSMFRTYLNEEERYNKCFRDEWYLTGDLAKKDADGYYWFVGRADDIIKTSGHMVGPFEVESTLMQHEAVAEAAVIGKPDPVIGEMVKAFIILKPGFTGNEKVQLDILGFARQKLGPAVAPKEIAFVNELPKTKSGKILRRLLRSRELGLPEGDTSTLE, encoded by the coding sequence ATGGAAAGTTTGGAAATCATGCAACGCGCCAGTGCATATAACCTGCAGCAATATGAATCATTTTCCCGGAAGTTCAGTTGGGCAGAGGAATGTAACCAACTAACAGGACTGCCGGGAAATAAGGGTTTGAATATCGCCTATGAAGCAGTTGAACGCCATGCTTCCGGTGAAAAAGCACAAACTATTGCCTTGCGGTGGATAAGGAAAGACATGAGTGTTGAAAATTATACTTATGCTGGTTTGCAAAAATTGAGTTCACGTTTTGCCAATGTGCTGTTAAGGTTGGGGATAATGAAAGGCGAACGGATCTTTTCCCTGCTGGGCCGTGTTCCGGATCTATATCTTTCGGCACTAGGGTCTCTGAAGATGACAGCCGTTTTCTGTCCTTTGTTTTCTGTATTCGGGCCGGAACCTGTTTTTCAACGATTACACCTCGGTGACGCAAAAGTGCTGGTAACAACCCGGTCATTGTTTGAGAAAAAGGTGAAGGGGCTACTGAACAGATTACCGGTACTCAAATTTGTTTTGTTAACTGATATAGACAGTCATGTTGATGGAAAAGTGTTATCGCTTCCTGTATTGATGAAAGAGGCGTCTGATGAATTCACTATACCGGCCACTGATCCTGAAGATGCTGCATTACTGCACTTTACCAGTGGCACCACCGGCCTGCCTAAAGGCGCTTTGCATGTTCATAATGCAGTGCTGATGCATTATGTGAGTGGAAAATATGTACTGGATCTCAGGAAAGGGGATGTTTTCTGGTGTACGGCCGACCCTGGTTGGGTTACCGGTACATCGTATGGTATCATTGCACCGCTGGTGAATGGGGTTACCACCATTGTTGACGAAGAAGAATTCGATGCTGCCAGGTGGTATACAATACTTCAGGATCAAAGAGTGAATATATGGTATACAGCCCCAACCGCTATCCGCAGGTTAATGCGTATGAATATAAAACCCGCTTCTGTTTATGATCTGAGCCAGCTCAGGTTAATTGGCAGTGTAGGTGAGCCCCTGCATGCGGAAGCTGTATTGTGGGGCGTTAAAACATTTGGCATACCCATTCTGGACAACTGGTGGCAAACCGAAACCGGGGGAATTATGATCGCTAATTTCCCGTCCATGAAAATAAAGCCAGGATCAATGGGAAAGCCATTGCCCGGCATTGAAGCCGCTATTGCCGATGTTACCGGTTCGTCGTTTCAACTGGTAACAGAACCTGGTAAACAGGGACATCTGGTATTGAAAAAAGGATGGCCTTCCATGTTCCGCACTTATTTGAACGAGGAAGAAAGATATAATAAATGTTTTCGGGATGAATGGTATCTCACGGGCGATCTGGCAAAAAAAGATGCCGATGGATATTACTGGTTTGTGGGACGGGCTGATGATATTATTAAGACCTCCGGTCATATGGTAGGGCCTTTTGAAGTAGAAAGTACATTGATGCAGCACGAGGCGGTGGCTGAAGCCGCTGTGATTGGAAAACCGGATCCGGTAATAGGAGAAATGGTGAAAGCATTCATTATCCTGAAACCCGGGTTTACCGGAAATGAGAAAGTGCAATTGGATATTCTGGGCTTTGCCCGGCAGAAACTGGGACCGGCCGTTGCCCCTAAAGAAATTGCTTTTGTGAATGAATTGCCCAAAACTAAAAGCGGAAAAATCTTGAGGCGGTTGTTAAGATCGCGCGAGTTGGGATTGCCAGAAGGGGACACTTCAACACTTGAATAA
- the polX gene encoding DNA polymerase/3'-5' exonuclease PolX: MELITVSKKTEKHNPELAAIFHQMASCYRYLGAKHRFRVMAYDSANRTINNLKNDISEYAGKNDGLHELKGIGESIGEKIIEYLHTGKINTFDQLKKKVPLGLLELMDINGLGPATVKTLHRRLHINNKEELIAAIEAGKLENLKGFASKKVENIKRGLKLFKQAHSRMLLWDAQRTGEDILQQVLQLPGIKKAALAGSLRRKKETIGDIDIVATADKKDWKKIVTRFASLPQTDRVLAKGDTRAAIVLKGSGTQVDLRLVQAHEYGAALLYFTGSKEHNIALRALARAQGYKLNEYGVFDAVTDRKLPGTTEEEIYRLFDLQFIPPELREAGREIETARKKHIPGLLQLKDMKGDLHLHSTWSDGADEIETIARYICKEFPAYEYIVITDHSPSERVAHGLQPADFTDLFREIERINKKLGKNLVKKGAEVDILANGSLDLPNELLQHLDWVVASIHSGFKKDNTERLLKACANKYVNCIGHPWGRLINRRDGYDVDWNKLFEILNKTGTAIEINAQPDRLDLPDYLVKEAVAAGVMIAIGTDAHALTQFDFMQLGVSVARRGWCEKANILNTHSWKRMEQFRKIKLQWGNSDKL, from the coding sequence ATGGAGCTGATAACTGTTTCTAAAAAGACGGAAAAGCATAACCCCGAGCTGGCAGCTATTTTTCATCAAATGGCCTCCTGCTATCGTTATCTGGGGGCCAAACATCGTTTCAGGGTTATGGCTTACGATAGCGCCAACAGGACCATCAATAATTTGAAAAATGATATTTCGGAATATGCAGGTAAAAACGATGGCCTGCACGAATTAAAAGGCATTGGAGAAAGCATTGGTGAAAAAATAATAGAGTATCTACATACCGGTAAGATCAACACGTTTGACCAGCTCAAGAAAAAGGTGCCGCTGGGATTGCTCGAACTTATGGATATAAATGGATTGGGGCCTGCTACCGTTAAAACATTACACAGGCGGCTGCATATCAACAATAAAGAAGAATTGATCGCTGCTATTGAGGCGGGTAAGCTGGAAAACCTGAAAGGCTTCGCCTCAAAAAAGGTTGAAAATATAAAACGCGGATTGAAACTTTTTAAACAGGCCCATTCGCGCATGCTGTTATGGGATGCGCAGCGTACAGGTGAAGATATTTTACAGCAGGTATTGCAGTTGCCTGGAATAAAAAAAGCAGCGCTTGCCGGCAGCCTGCGTAGAAAAAAGGAGACCATTGGCGATATAGATATTGTTGCTACTGCCGACAAAAAAGACTGGAAAAAAATTGTGACCCGGTTCGCTTCACTTCCTCAGACAGACAGGGTTTTGGCAAAAGGCGATACAAGAGCGGCCATTGTTTTAAAAGGCTCCGGTACACAGGTAGATCTCCGGCTGGTGCAGGCACACGAATATGGTGCCGCCTTGCTTTATTTCACCGGATCAAAAGAACATAATATTGCGCTTCGGGCCCTGGCCAGGGCACAGGGATATAAATTGAACGAATATGGTGTTTTTGATGCAGTAACTGACAGAAAGCTGCCCGGTACTACCGAGGAAGAGATATACCGTTTGTTTGATCTGCAATTTATTCCGCCGGAGCTTCGTGAAGCAGGAAGAGAAATTGAGACCGCCCGGAAAAAACATATTCCCGGGCTGCTTCAACTGAAAGATATGAAAGGTGATCTGCACCTGCACAGTACCTGGAGCGATGGGGCCGATGAAATAGAAACGATAGCCCGTTATATCTGTAAAGAATTCCCGGCTTATGAATATATAGTGATCACGGACCATTCACCCAGTGAGCGCGTTGCGCATGGATTGCAACCAGCCGATTTTACAGATCTATTTAGGGAAATAGAGCGGATCAATAAAAAACTGGGAAAAAACCTGGTAAAGAAAGGGGCGGAGGTAGACATCCTGGCCAATGGCAGTCTTGACCTCCCCAATGAACTGTTGCAGCACTTGGATTGGGTGGTTGCCTCTATACACAGCGGGTTTAAGAAAGATAATACGGAAAGGCTGTTGAAGGCCTGTGCAAACAAATATGTGAATTGCATTGGCCATCCGTGGGGCCGGTTGATCAATAGAAGGGATGGGTATGACGTTGACTGGAATAAATTATTTGAAATACTGAACAAAACCGGAACTGCCATTGAGATCAATGCGCAACCAGACCGGCTCGATCTGCCCGATTACCTGGTTAAAGAGGCAGTAGCAGCCGGCGTAATGATTGCGATAGGTACAGATGCACATGCCCTCACGCAATTCGACTTCATGCAACTGGGTGTTTCGGTGGCACGCCGTGGCTGGTGTGAAAAGGCAAATATTCTAAATACACATTCCTGGAAACGGATGGAACAGTTCAGAAAGATAAAATTACAATGGGGTAACAGTGATAAATTGTAA